A part of Aegilops tauschii subsp. strangulata cultivar AL8/78 chromosome 2, Aet v6.0, whole genome shotgun sequence genomic DNA contains:
- the LOC109748885 gene encoding uncharacterized protein, which produces METMKVKRVYLKTEHGYTFNVKLYNADTYTYFECKTWQALCKAYAFEPDMVITFDIRPEDDIEGNTDIWVDVQTPPVLPLSYFHSSKHVRRLVDRTYYCPGAELNCEKISHYVSWLEDLHTVKTNFLPALRNVSTQNVRPIVIVLNYGHIYLQKMGLPMTVVPQWIETKGHMSMVSLRPRYPTLHMSAFRISKSDECLIVKDWSKIVNDPSREVLGGSNEKRNPRLGDRFICMLQYDESGELYMFYAILPEREQQE; this is translated from the exons atggaaactatgaAGGTAAAaagagtttacctgaagaccgagcatggttatactttcaacgtcaaattatacaatgcagacacgtacacctattttgaatgcaaaacttggcaagcactatgcaaggcttatgcatttgagcctgacatggttatcacctttgatattcgtccggaagatgatattgaaggtaatacagacatctgggtcgatgtgcagacgcctccagttctaccattat cttatttccattcaagcaaacatgtccggcgcttggtagacaggacctactactgtcccggagctgaactaaactgcgagaagataagtcattatgtttcatggcttgaggatcttcatactgttaagacaaattttcttcctgcacttagaaatgttagtactcaaaacgtgcgaccaatagtgatcgtattgaactacggtcacatctatttacaaaagatg ggactcccgatgacagttgtgcctcagtggatcgagactaaaggtcacatgtcaatggttagcttacggccaagatatcctacattgcacatgagtgcattcaggatttctaaaagcgatgaatgcttaatagtgaaagattggagcaaaattgttaacgatcccagcagagaagtactagggggcagcaatgagaagcgcaacccacgattaggagacaggttcatctgcatgctccagtatgatgaatcaggagagctatacatgttctatgctattttacctgagagagagcagcaggagtga